The Candidatus Aminicenantes bacterium genome segment GAAAACGGGTATTTTCATTTTCCGCTCACTTCTATTTTCACCTGCGGGTTTTTCTGGCGCTCCGCTTCGCTGCTTTTGTCGATGAGGGGTTCCTTTTCCCCGTATAAAAACGACTCCACGTGGGCGGCATCCACGCCGTAATGAGAGACCAGGATGCTCTTGACCGTTTCCACCCGCTCCTTGGCCAGGCGAAGGTTGTATTCCTCATTGCCGATGCTGCAGGTGTAGCCGCGCAAGGTGACAAGGTATTCCGACTTGGCGGCAATGAAATCCTTGATGGCGGTAAAATCAGCGCTGTGGTCGCCCTTGGGCTGCTTGCTGGCAAAATCGAAGAAAATGTCCACCTTCAGCGTGTCTCCGGCCGCTTCTGCCGGCTGGGTTTCGGCCGGCTGGGCATTTGCATTTTCCTTCTCCTGGCCCTCGATCTGCAGGGCGTCGACGACAGGGATGCTCTCCTTTTTCTCGGTCGCGGCCGCGGTTTTCTCTTCGCCGGCCGGGAGGATCAAGACCGAATCGTTCACCCTGACATCCATGTTGACATCGAGTATTTTCACTGTGGAATTGGTGTTTTCGGCTTGGATGACGATAGCCAAGCCGACGATCAGCGGCGGCAGGTCATCCTTCAAATTCCGGCAGATCAGCAGGAAGGTCCCCTTGGCGACCACCCCCTGCCCCAGGTCGACGGTGACATACTGGGACGTGGAGGAGATGGAAGCCGGTATGCCCATCGACAGATCGGTGTACATGATTTTGCCCTTGACGGTGTTGGCCGGTATGCGGGCGAGCAAATAGTCGATTTTTTTTGCAAAAACCGTCGGCTCGGGCTTGAAGGGGACGGCGAAGTCGCCGATGTTCACCGGGTGGCAGCCCGTTTTCAATTGGATGACCGCCGTGTGTTCTTCGACGTTGGTGACTTCGGCCAGCGACTTTTTAAGGAAATACCGGCCAAGGCCCCTGATCGACTTCCCCTGGCTTATGATCATGAGCTGGTCCCCGACCTTCAGCCCGTCCTTTGCCCCCTGGCTGACGATGAGGCTGTCCTGGTCAGAAAAATCATTACGCAGGTCGACCGGCTTGTACGCCGCCTCGATGCGGATATCCTGCGGCATGCTGTCCTTGATGAAATAGGAACAGTTCAGATCGCTATCCGAAATCAGCAAGGCTTCTTCCAAGTATATATAGGTTTTCTGCAGATTATAGATTTTCTTGGCTTCTTGCGCGTTCACCGCCAGCGCCAGGATGAATAAAGTGAAAGTGATAAAAAAAATAGTTTTTTTCATTGTCGCCTCTCCTGTTTGCTTGGAATTGGCATTCTGGGGCTTTTTTTCCCATTATGCTAAATCTAATAAATCAAAAATAAACTTTTGTCAAGTTTATCGCCGCTCCAGCGCCGAAAAACGGGTTCGCCCGGGGTTTCCCCAGGGTTCAGCTCACATGCCAAGCAATTTCATGCTGAAATGGGAAAAAGAGACGAAAACAAGGCTTTTAAAGAGAAAATAGAATACAACGGTGGCGATACTCCTCTTCACGCTGATCTTGGTGAAATGGGCAATGCCCAGAGCCAGGGCCAGAAGATACCAGAGCGAGAAAAAATCAAACTGGGCGAGCACGAGGTAGGATAGGCTCCGGAAGTCCAAGGCGGGAAATAAAATGGTCAGGCCGGTATGCACGAACATGGTTTTCTGAATCGCGACCAAGACGGCTCTCACGACCCCGCCTAGGAACATATCCAGCAGCGACGCGTGCGCGACCGCGGAAAAATAATGGCTGAAATCGCCGGCGGCACCGGCCACCTTGAAAAGCAGATAAACGAAAAAAGCCGCCAGCAGCAGCGTAAGAGCCGCCAGGGGCAGCTGGGTCAGCGCTCCGAAGAGGCGCTGGCCGGGAGTGAATTGATCCAGGCTGGCCAGCTGATCTTCGCTCAACTTGTCGGCCATTTCCGAATCACGGATGAATTTCGCCCCTTCCGCCTTGGTGATAGGATAGGTCACATAGGTGACGATGGCCATGGTCAGCAGGATGAGGGCGAACGCACCCAGCCAGCGCTTCTTATCCATGACCCGGCCGATGGTTGGGCCGGGATTATCAATGATTCCCCTGCAGATTTCCAAAAATTCTTTCATCTTGCCTCTCCTGTCCAATGCGGTCGAATCATGTCACCGCATTTTTCTGTCGAATGCATGTATACGCAACCGGCCGCGATTGGTTGTCGCGTCAGCCGATTTCCGGTATAATTGAAAATCAATCGCTAGTCAAGGGAAAAAAATGAATTACAATTTTGCGGAATTGGAAGCGAAATGGCAGAGGCTCTGGCGGGAAAACGGGACCTTCCGGGCGCTCGCCGAGGGGAAAAGGCCGAAATACTACTGCCTGGAGATGTTCCCCTACCCCTCCGGCTCGGGCCTCCATGTCGGCCACCTCAAGAACTACGTGCCGACCGACGCCTTCTGCCGCTTCAAGAGCATGCAGGGCTTCAACGTGCTGCATCCGATGGGCTGGGACGCCTTCGGCCAGCCCGCCGAAAACGAGGCCATCCGCCGCGGCCGCAATCCGCGCGCGATGGTGCCCGAGTACGCAGCCACCTACCGCGAAACGCTGATCAAGGCCGGGTGTTCCTACGACTGGGAGCGCGAGATCAATTCCAGCCTCCCCGAGTACTACAAGTGGACGCAATGGATCTTCCTGCTGCTCCTGCGCAAAGGGCTGGCCTACCGGGCTACCGCCCCCATCAACTGGTGCCCGTCCTGCAAGACCGGCCTGGCCAACGAGGAGGTCAAGGACGGCCGCTGCTGGCGCTGCGACACCCTGGTCGAAAAGAAGCCGATGCCGCAGTGGTTCTTCCGCATCACCGCTTACGCCGACCGTCTGCTGGCCGACCTGGAGAAGCTGAACTGGTCCGAGGGGATGAAAGAGATGCAGCGCGACTGGATCGGCCGTAGCGAGGGGGCCGAGGTCGATTTCGCCATCAGCGGAGGGGATGCCCGCATCCGCGTCTTTACCACCCGGCCCGATACCCTGTTCGGCGCCACCTTCATCGTCCTGGCCCCGGAGCACCCGCTGGTGAAAGCGATCACCGCCGTGGAACAGCGCGACGAAGTAGACGATTACATCCGCAAGGCGCAAGGCGAATCGGAGATTGACCGCTTGAACGCCGAACGCGCGAAAACCGGCGTGTTCACCGGCGCTTACGCGGTCAACCCGGTCAACGGCGCCAAGATCCCGGTCTGGATTGCCGACTACGTCCTGATGGGCTACGGCACCGGCGCCATCATGTGCGTGCCGGGCCACGACGAGCGGGATTTCGCCTTCGCCAATAAATTCCACTTGCCGGTTGTGCAAGTGGTCAGCCGCGACGGTTCGACCTACGACCTCCAGGCCGCCGAGCCGGCCGAGGGGATCGCCGTCAACTCGGGGCCGTGGAGCGGGCTGACCACGGCCGCGTTCAAGCAGGCGATCGGCCGTTGGCTGGAGGAAAAGAAGATCGGCCGCCCGACGGTCAATTACCGGCTGCGCGACTGGCTGATCTCGCGCCAGCGCTACTGGGGGGCGCCGATCCCCATCGTCCATTGCCCGGCTTGCGGCGAGGTGCCCGTTCCGGAGTCGGAGCTGCCTGTGCTGCTGCCCGAGGTCGAGAACTACCAGCCCACCGGAACCGGCGAGTCGCCGCTGGCCGCCATCCCGGAGTTTGTGCGCAGCCGCTGCCCGAAGTGCGGCGGCGCCGCTCGGCGCGAGACCGACACCATGGGCGGCTACGCCTGCTCCGCCTGGTATTTCCTCCGCTTCGCCGACCCCAACAACGAGGCGGCCTTCGCCTCGCGCTCAACCCTCGACTACTGGCTGCCGGTAGACGTCTATACCGGAGGTATCGAGCACGCCCGCTCCCACCTGCTCTATGCCCGCTTCTGGACAAAGGTCCTGTTCGACGAGGGATTGCTGGGTTTCGAGGAGCCCTTCCTGACCCTGCGCAACCAGGGCTCGCTGCTGGCCCTGACCCCAGGCCGCCGGCCGCGGCCCCCACAACAGGGACCGGGAGTGCCCCAGGTGGCGGGCAGCGGCAACGACGAGAAGATCGTCGACTGGATCGTGCTCAAGCACGACGAGCGCGAGCAATACCCGGCCGACCAGGTCATCTGGCGCTGGGCGCGCATGTCCAAATCGAAGGGCAACGTGGTCACCCCGGACGACATCACCGGCCGCTACGGCGCCGATTCGCTGCGCGTGTACGAGATGTTCGTTGCTCCCTTCGAGGACAACGTCCAGTGGAGCGAGGAAGGCATCCAGGGCTCGCACCGCTTCGTCGCCCGCGCCTGGCGCTGGCTGCAGGCGGCGCTGCCGCTCTGGCAGCCGGACTGGCGCGCGGCCTTGCCGGCAACCATGACCCCGGACGTGCGCGCCGTGCGCCGCAAGCTCCACCAGACGGTGCAGAAGGTCGGGGTGCAGATCGAGTCCTTCCAGTTCAACACGGCCCTGGCCGCCATCATGGAGCTGCTCAACAGCATGTACGCCTATGCGCCGATCGAGAAGGAAGCGCTGGCGCCGCCAGGGGCGGACGCCGCCGTCGTTTCCGAGCTGGCCGAGACCCTGATCCTGCTGCTGGCCCCCTTCGCACCCCACCTGGGCGAGGAAATCTGGCAGCAGCTGGGCCACGAAGCGACCGTCTACCGCGCTCCCTGGCCGGCCTTCGACCCGGCCGTGGCGACCAGCGACAGCGTCACCGTCATGATCCAGGTCAACGGCAAGATCAAGGACAAGGTCAGCGTCGTGCTGGACAGCGCGGAGGAGGAGGTAAAGGCAGCCGCCCTGCAAAGCGACAAGATCAAGCAGCTGCTGGCTGGGCGCCAGATCGTAAAAATCATCTTTGTCAAGAACAAGATGCTGAGCATCGTCTGCAAATGTTAGTCCCTTATAGCAAATTTTCGACTATAGTTAAAAAGAAAATTTGCTATCGAAGGGACTTATATTGCCAAGCAATGAAACGCGGTCCATGGTTGCTACTGCTGGTTTCCCTGCTCAACCTGCACTGCGGCTACCACCTGGCGGGGCGGGGGCGGAACTTGCCGGCTGCGGCCCGGACCGTTGCCATCCCCGCCTTCGTGAATGAAACTTCGAACTTCGGCGCGGAACGGTTCATCAGCGTCGCGCTCAGGGAGGAATTCCTCAGGCGCAGCCGCCTGCGCCTGTGCGCGGCGCCGGAAAAGGCCGACCTGCTGCTGGAGGGGAGGATCAGCGCCTTCGAAACCGTTCCCGTCGCGGCCAGGCGCTGGGAAGTCCGCGTCAGCGTCCATGTCCGCCTGATCGACCTGAAAAAGAACGAGCTGGTCTACGATGGGAGCGGGCTTTCCTTCCGTGAAGCGTACACAGACGACGAAGCCCCCGTAGGGGACAAAGCCGCCTTGGGGAACGAAGTCGCCAAAGGCGATTTTTTCTCACTGGCGGCAGCCGCCCGGGACAAGATCGCGGCGAAACTTGCCGCCGGCATCGTTTCTTCCATCCTGGATAATTTTTAATGCCCGAAACCACTTTTTTCAATTTCATCAACCGCGTGCGCGGCGAGAAAACCTCCCCGCCCTTGCTTGTCCTTCACGGCTTCAACGAGTACCTGGGCGAGCACGTCATCGCCGAGATCAGCCGCTCCTTCGGCCAGGATAAAACCGAGTTCAATTTCAAGCGCTATTATTTCGACAGCGAAGAGGAAAACAGCTGGGAAGACATCCTGGACGAAGCCAACAGTTCGAGCTTTTTTATCAGCGCTAAAAAAATAATCACCGTGGCCATCCGCAGCGAAAAAAAACTGGCATTGAACTCCGCCGCCAAGGAAGCCATCGCCCGTTATCTGCAAAAACCCAATCCCCATGCCACCTTGATCGTCTATGTTTCCCTGGACATCGGCCGCGACGATTACAAGCAGTTGAAAAAAGGCAAGCTCGAAAGCCTGCTCAAATGCTTTCAATCGCCGCAAACCATTGTCATCGACCTGGACAAGACCCCCGAGCTGGAAATAAAAAACTACGTCAAGCAGTACCTGAAAGAACGCAAGATTACCATCACCGTCGGGGCCATGGAAAAAATCCAGGAGATCAAAGGCGACGATTTCATCTCGATCATCCAGCAGCTGCCCAAACTGGAGGCGGCCGCGGCCACCAGCCTGAGCATCGACAACGAGGAAGTCGACGAGCTGATCACCGGCATCAACTCCCATTCCATCTGGGATCTGACCGAAGCCATTGAAAGGGAGGACGCCAGCGCCTACCTGGATATTTTGAAGTACCTGTTCATCAACGGCATCAAGCCGAGCTTCATCATCGGCACCCTGATTTCCTATTATCACAAGATTTACACGGCCAAGTTCCTGATGAAGCACCATTTTTCGATTCCCGACATCGGCAAGGTGCTGCAGCAGCCTTCATTCATCCTGAACAAGTTCATCACCCTGGTCAGGAATTTTCCCGACTTCAAGATCCAGGAAGTGCTGAAGCTGATCTACCGCCTCGATTACGAATCCAAGACCAGCGGCGAGGACTCGGCCCGTATCTCCCTGCAGAATTTCATCTTCCAGGTGAAGTTTTTAAAAAAGTAACGCCGGCCCATACCTGACCGTCACCAGCTTGTGAAATAATCTTATTTTAGATAATAAACCTTTACTGAGTAAGGCAAATATGCTAATCATCTACATATTGGCGGAAAATGGGGATAAGGATTGAACATAAATGAGTAAAACATTCGACCAAAGCAAAGATGAAATAGCCAAACTCTGTCAGTACTTTACCACCAACCGGAAAGCCTTCTTCGCTTCAGGAGTCAAGGAAGCCCATATACGCCAATCGCTCATCGATCCTTTTTTCGAGGCCCTGGGCTGGGACATGCGCAACGCTTCCATGGCCGCGCCGCAATATCGCGAAGTCATCACCGAAGACAGCTTGGATGTGGAAGGCCAACAGAAAGCTCCCGACTACACCTTCCGCGTCGGTACTCTACCGAAGTTCTACGTCGAAGCCAAGAAGTGCGGCGTCAATATCAACATCGACATGGGACCTGCCTATCAACTGCGCCGCTACGGCTTCAGCGCCAAGCTCGCCCTGTCCATCCTTACCGACTTCGAGGAATTGGGCGTGTACGATTGCGCTTCGCGCCCGCGGCCCATTGACAAGGCCAGTCATGCCCGCATCCAGTATTTCGGGTTCAGCGAGTATCCCGACCGTTGGCGCGAAATCTGGGACATCTTCTCGCGCGAGGCCGTCTGGTCCGGATCGTTCGACCAGTATGTCGCCTCCAAACGCAAGCGCGGCACTTCCGAGGTGGACAGCGAATTTCTTAAAGACATTGAAGGCTGGCGCGATGTGCTGGCGCGAAACCTCGCCATTCGCAACAACGATTTGTCGACCGACGATCTCAATGCCGCTGTTCAAAAGATCATTGACCGGATCATCTTCCTGCGCATGGCCGAGGATCGCGGCCTGGAGTCTTACGGACAGCTGCTCAAGCTCTGCGAGCAGCCGGACATCTACAATCGTTTTATGGACAAAGTGTGCCAGAAGGCCGATCAGAAATACAACTCCGGCCTGTTCCATTTCGAGAAAGAAGCGGGCGTCTCCGAAGCGCCGGACTCGCTCACCCCCGATCTGACCGTGGACGACAATGTACTCAAGCCCATCCTGCAAAACCTCTACTTCGAGCACGGCTGCCCATACCACTTCGGCGTCCTGCCCGTGGAAATCCTGGGCACGGTGTACGAGCGCTTCCTGGGCAAAGTCATCCGCCTGACAGCCGGCCATCAAGCCAAGGTCGAGGAAAAACCCGAAGTGCGCAAGGCCGGCGGCGTCTACTACACCCCCGCTTACATTGTCAATTACATCGTCCAGAACACGGTCGGTAAGCAGGTCGAAGGCAAAAGCCCCGTCGATCTTGCCGGCGGTAAAACCAAGTCGCCTTTCCGCGTCCTTGACATGGCCTGCGGCAGCGGCTCTTTTCTCCTCGGCGCCTATCAGTTCCTGCTCGACCATTGTTTGAAATGGTATCTGGCCAACCCTTCTAAAAAATATGACAGCGCCGTTTATCAAAATTCCAAAGGTGAAACCCATCTCACCATCGGCGAACGCAAACGTATCCTCACTACCCACATCTACGGTGTCGATATCGACCGCCAAGCCGTCGAAACCACCAAGCTCTCTTTGCTGCTAAAAGCCCTCGAAGGCGAAAACGACACAACCCTCTCCAAACAGATGACCCTCTTCCATGAACGCGCCTTGCCCAATCTTTCTGATAACATCAAGTGCGGCAACTCCCTTATCGCCTCCGACTTCTCCATGCTTCCCGAAGACCTGGTCCGGGTCAACGCCTTCGACTGGCCCGCCCAATTCCCCGATGCCATGAAATCCGGCGGCTTCGATGCCATCATCGGCAATCCACCGTATATCCCAATCGAAGCGATGGAGGAAAAAGAGCGATTATATTACCAGCGCTCCTACTCACAGGTCGAAAGGAAGTTTGACACATCGATTGTTTTTATTCTACGTGCGTTGCGCCTTGTGAAGCGCTCCGGTTTCGTTGGCTATATCTCTTCAATCACATGGGAAACTGGAGAGAATTACTCTTTCCTTCGGAAACACATGTTTACCGAACATGGCGTCTGTGAGGTCCTGAACTTGCCATTTGATACTTTTAAAGACGCATACGTTGACACAGGTGTCTACATCCTTCATGGCCAGCCTACAAAGTCATATCGGATATACCGCTATCCAAAGAAGACAAAGATTACTTCGCTTGTAGACGTTAAATTCATCAATGTTGATACCAGTTTAATCACAGCACCCGATTACCGTCTAGTCCTCAATCCAAGTGCCCAGACAATACTCATTCGGGCATCACAAAGCCCCGGATTCAAATGTCTGGGCGAAATTACCAAGTCAACTCAAGGCTTGGCTGCAAATCGATTTGAGCGCAATGATTTAGCGCAATCCGATGAATGGTATCCCTTCGGCGAAGATGTACAAGCCTATCGCTATGAATTAGTCGTCAAGGTTAGATCGTTTGCATTCATGCACAATTTTCAGTCACTGAAGCAGTTCTACGCAGCTGAACCAAAAATTCTTATCAGGCGTATTATCAATCGTCAGGATCGGCTTGATGCCTGTTTATGCGATAAACAAATGGTTTTTAAAAAAGACATCAATCCATTTGTGCTAACCATTGCCAAACCAAATACTAAGTTTGTTCTAGGTGTCATCAATAGTCGTCTGCTTTCATATCTTTATGTGAACACATCAGCAATTGCTACGAAAGATGATTTCCGCCAGACGACACTCGCAGAATTACGCCATCTACCTATTCCAATTACTTATGTCAATGCCCCTACGGACAAACAGCGACATGACAAATTAGTGGGGCTGGTGGAAAAGATGCTGGCGCTGACGCCGAAATTGCGAGGGGCCACAGCAGAATCCGAAAAAGCCGCATTGCAGAACGCCGTCACGACGACCGACGCGGAGATCGACCGGCTGGTCTACCAACTGTACGGCTTGACAAAAGAGGAAATCAAAATCGTGGAAGGCAAATGCTGATGATTTCTGAAAAAAGTATTGGGGGGGAGTAACCAAGAAATTGTATAGAAATGAATAAAAAGATTAAGAGAATTAACAATTGGAGTCCTGAAAAGCTAAAAAACTTATCTTATGAAGATTTTATAGATACTTTTGTTTTGGCTATTGAGGATAGAACCAATCTAAAAAGTGGGGACCTTGCGATTGATAATAAAATTATGAAGGGCGCTCCACCTGAATCGATCAATTTGTGCCTAAAAGAAGCGGAACGAAGAAAAATTCCCCTTGCATTAGTTGCAGAACGATTGGTAGGGAGAGCGACTGCTGGGAAATCATTCATTAGTAATTTGATGGCTCCCTCAAACTGGAGAAAATTTGAAATTCAAGCTGCCAAAGCAATAATAAAATGGGTAGAAAGCGATGGCATTAAATTAAATAGAATTGATTTTGATGCCCGGATTATTGGAGAAATAACAAAATCCGTTCGACAGGTTGATTTATGGTTGGAGGCGCCGAACCCCCGACACACTGTTGCTGTTGAATGCAAAGACTACGAATCGGGATTAGTTTCCGTGGAAAAAGTGGAAGCTTTTCATACAAAGTTAAAAGATATCGCTGCAAATAAAGGCATATATGTAACAAAAAATGGATACCAACGGTCTGCCGAAGCAACTGCGGAGCATTATGGTATTGTTTTATTAACGTTCGATTTTGTAGATAAAAATAAGCCACCAATGGATCTAAATGAAAAACAGAGGCTTGAGTTGAGTTTAGCTCAGGGAAATCTTTGGTGTTTGAGGCATAAGGAATCTGCATGGTATTTCAGTGAAACTTAACCTGATAAAATTAAGATCCATAGGGGTTCGGTTTCCAGGTTCCGGAAATCATCATCGATTTGAGAAACGTTCGATTGTCTTTTCAACAGGATTCACGATATGCGTTATTATTAATTTGTATGATCAGATCGTTCAAATGTGCATACACGGAAGCGCTCGCAAAAGGCGATCGCGTCAAACAATTTGTGAACATTGCCAAGGTTGCACGGCGCAAGCTCAGACAGCTCGAGATTGCCGGTCGACTTGATGATCTGAGGGTGCCGCCCGGCAATCACCTTGAAGCGCTCAAGGGGGATCGTTCCGGCCAATACTGCATCCGTATCAACGATCAGTGGCGCATCTGCTTTCGTTGGACGGATTCAGGCGTGGAAAATGTGGAAATCGTTGATTACCACTAAGGAGAATTTATTATGAGCAAACTCGAACCTGTCACTCCCGGAGAGATCCTCCTGGAAGAGTTCCTGAAACCCATGGGTCTCAGTCAATATCGCCTGGCCAAGGAAATTGGCGTTCCCGCTCAGCGGATAAGCGAGATTGTCGCCGGCAAGCGTTCGATCACGGCGGATACCGATTTGCGGTTGTGCCGCTTCTTCGGCCTGTCCAACGGCTACTGGCTGCGCGCCCAGGCCGCCCACGATATGGAAGTTGCGGAGCGCACTCTTAGTTCATCATTAAAAAAGATCAAACCTTGGTCCACATATGCCGCTCAACCAGGTGCTCCATCTACTGCCCGTCCCTCACACGGTTGAGCTTCCCCGTTAGGAGTCATAGGGGTTCGGTCTCCAGGTTCCGGAAATCATTAAGGGCGTCTTTGCTTGCTCTACGTTCGTTTGTTCTGTTTTTTCCTTTTTTGTAAAATCTATTTGACAAAAAAGCCATTTTTTGTTAAATATAAGGCATGAAACGCGAAATCGAAGCCAAACTTGTGCAAATATTGGACCCGCAGTCTCCCAATCGGGTGATTGTGATTGAAGGCGCACGGCAAGTCGGCAAATCCTATCTGGTTAACCGGGTACTGCAATCACAAACACTGCCGGTGCTGGCGTTTGATCTGGAAAAGAAAAAAAGACTGCGCAACCAAATTGATCAAACAGAGGAATTCGCGGATTTTCAAAACCTGATGTTCGACCAGTACGGGCTGAAAAGACCGTCCATCCTTTTTTTCGATGAAGCCCAGGAAAGCTTGAAATTAGCCAGCTACATCCGTTCATTCAAAGAAGATTGGCCCGATATCCGGGTAATTCTGACCGGCTCATCGATGAATCGATTTTTTGCGCAGACCGAACGCATGCCGGTCGGTCGCAGCCAGAGCTTAACCGTTTTCCCCTTCAATTTCTCTGAATTCGTACGCTGCCTTAAAGGCGCGGAATTGGCCGATTTCATTTGCTCGGCACCCGATCAAATCAGCGCTTCACGCCATCGGTTGCTGCTTGAACTTTTCGATCAATATCTGCAGGTTGGCGGCTATCCCGAAGCCGTGCTGGCCCATAAAAATCACCAACCCGTTGCTCCGCTTCTGGATGAAATATTGGCCGGGCTGGAAGAGGATTTTCGCCGCAAGGAAACTTTTCAACCCGAATTATTCCGCAATATCCTGCAGAGCATCGCCAATCATATCGGCAGTCTTTCCAAGCTTACCCAATTTGAAACCAGTAAATATTCAGCCACGAAAATAATTGCCGCCATGAAGGGCTGGCATTTGATTCTGGAAGTAAATCAATCGGCGCTGAATCCGTTGCACACAAAATTTTTACCCAAGCGTTATCTCCATGATGTGGGTATGGTGAATCGCCTGCGTTCCCTGGCCATTCCCCCCATATCCATTCTGGATACCATCGACCCTTTCCTGCGTATCCCTCTGGGCGGTCTTTTTGAAAATGCGCTGCTGATAAATCTGCTGGCCGGGGAGTCGGCCCGCTTTCAGGTCGCAGCCTGGAAAATGGGTCGGAACAGCGATATCGAAATTGATTTTCTCATGGATTTTCCGGAATATGCCGCTAAAATCCCCATTGAATGCAAAGCTGCCGTCTCGCTGAAAAACAAACACTATAAAAATCTCATGCATTATCTCGCTTTGACCAAACAGAAATTTGCCGTCGTAGTTTCCGCCGCTCCTTTTGCAACAATTACTAACGCTGCCAAGCAGACTGTTTTAAACCTGCCTGTTTATCTGGCCAGCAAGGAAAATATCAAAAACTATTATCAAAAAAATCTAAAATAAGTACATTTGGAATGCGGAAAGTCAGAGTTTACCCCACGGTGCTTTATTTATTCGCCAGCACAAAAGTGATTTTAATTCGATTTCCATTCGACTAGTGATAATGTTAGTCCCTTATAGCAAATTCTAAAATTTGTCAGTTTTTTAGAACAAATTTTGAATTTGCTATAATGCTCTTAAGTTACTTATATTGCGAAGCAATGTTAGAGGAAGCTGCGATATTTTGAAGAATGCAACGGGTGAGATTGACATGCGAGGGGCGCTTCATCATGCGCTGAGCCGGGGGCATGGCGGCAAAAAGATATTTTCCGCTTCGCGATTGCCGAGCATTGGTACCAGGTCTTTCATTAATACATCAACAAAGACAAGCCAGGGTGTGATGACACAGGTGTAGGGGCACAGCGCAGCACCGATCCTCGGCAATTTCATGCCGAGCTGATCGGTCTGTCACCCTTGGTGGTGCTGTGCCCTCTTATCGTGATGGTGGGGGTTCTCTATCTGCTGAGGATGACCTGGCGGTCAGGGCGGGGAAAAGGGAGACCGCGTAGAGGGGATAGTTGCAAAAATCACTATCGCGCTTGAAATTCCTGGCTCCGGCCCGCGACAATGCCGTCGGCTTGAACTTCTCGCCGTAAACGCGCAGGCTCCTTTTCTCGCGGCTGGCGCCCGCTTTCACTTCCAAGGGCAGGATGGATTCTCCGCTGGCGATGACGAAGTCCACCTCGGCGCGGCCTGGACTGGTCCAGTAGTGCAGTTCTCCGTTACCGGCCGCAAGCAATTCCTGGGCCGCGAAGTTCTCCACGAAGGCGCCGTTGTATTCCTGGAACAGGCGGTTGCCTTCGATGACGGTTTTTTCGCTCAAGCCCAGGCGCGCTCCCAGCAATCCCACGTCCAGCATATAAAGCTTGAAGGAGCTTTCTTCGCGGTATCCGGCCAGCGGGAGTTTGGGCGTCTTCAGGCTGTGGCATTTGTGCGCCAGACCGGCATTGACCAGCCATTGCACCGAGTCCATGTAATCACGCGCCCGGGCCTGGCCGGCGACGGCGGCAAAGCGGAATTTCTTGTTTTCCCTTCCCAACTGGGCCGGCAACGCGCTCCAGACGCGGCTGTTCTTTATTGCCTCGGCCTTGGTGGTGTGCTTGGCCAAGTCGCGGTCATAGGCGCCGAGAATCTCGGCCTGGACCAAGCGCGCCTTTCCCAGCTCCCCGGTTTCGGAGTAGCGGACGACCGCTTCCGGCATGCCGCCGACGTAGTAGTAGGTCTTGAGCAG includes the following:
- a CDS encoding ATP-binding protein codes for the protein MKRNIYASLLEWKKSPYRKPLIVSGARQVGKTYVLKEFAASEYRHSVYLNFEMDPRLGDFFQGRLDPGQIIDKLSIYTESRIVAEDSLIIFDEVQECPEALNSLKYFQELAPDYHVVAAGSLLGTMLGKATHFPVGKVSFLNLLPMSFGEFLEGIGRPGLRGLLEQKQDFTPLEAGFHEDLLGLLKTYYYVGGMPEAVVRYSETGELGKARLVQAEILGAYDRDLAKHTTKAEAIKNSRVWSALPAQLGRENKKFRFAAVAGQARARDYMDSVQWLVNAGLAHKCHSLKTPKLPLAGYREESSFKLYMLDVGLLGARLGLSEKTVIEGNRLFQEYNGAFVENFAAQELLAAGNGELHYWTSPGRAEVDFVIASGESILPLEVKAGASREKRSLRVYGEKFKPTALSRAGARNFKRDSDFCNYPLYAVSLFPALTARSSSADREPPPSR